Proteins from a single region of Thermoplasmata archaeon:
- a CDS encoding aspartate aminotransferase family protein, with protein MARHSTKNLRGPKIVAVPPGPKSKAALARKEKFVTNAVKVALPVDITVAEGPFVQDADGNVYVDLGGGIGVQTAGHRPPSVMRAAKDELDRLTHISFMVATYGPYTDLAERMAEICPPGLTKSIFLNSGSEAIENAVKIARAATKRAWLLSFKTAFHGRTLLDISLSGKEKPYREGFGPLVREVILADYAYPYRDPQGLPPAECAKARVEEIERLITQPEVAGRVAAILAEPVQGEGGMIVPPKEFFPLLRRLCDAHGIVLVDDEVQAGMGRTGRMWAIENWDTVPDVLVSGKAVGGGLPFGGVTGKPEFMDRPGPGSLGGTFGGNPVVCAAALKSIDVIRKALPRTKKLESLIRKRLNEIYEGHDRVGEVRGIGAMWALEFVRDRRTKEADADLARAVQLAGLRNGVMLLTAGFFNNCIRLLPPINIPLPLMAKALDLLEDSLDLALAGKAS; from the coding sequence ATGGCCAGACACTCGACGAAGAATCTCCGCGGGCCGAAAATCGTCGCGGTCCCGCCGGGGCCGAAATCCAAGGCCGCCCTGGCACGGAAAGAGAAGTTCGTCACGAACGCCGTGAAGGTCGCCCTCCCGGTCGATATCACGGTGGCGGAAGGCCCGTTCGTCCAAGACGCGGACGGGAACGTTTACGTCGACCTCGGCGGCGGAATCGGGGTCCAGACTGCCGGCCATCGTCCGCCTTCGGTCATGCGGGCCGCGAAAGACGAACTGGACCGGCTGACGCACATCTCGTTCATGGTCGCGACGTACGGACCGTACACAGACCTCGCGGAGCGTATGGCGGAGATCTGCCCACCGGGCCTCACGAAGTCGATTTTCTTGAACTCTGGATCCGAGGCGATCGAGAACGCGGTGAAGATCGCGCGCGCCGCGACGAAGAGGGCGTGGCTGCTCTCCTTCAAGACCGCGTTCCACGGTCGCACCCTCCTCGACATCAGTCTCAGCGGAAAGGAAAAGCCATACCGCGAAGGCTTCGGCCCGCTCGTCCGGGAAGTGATCCTCGCGGATTACGCATACCCGTACCGGGACCCTCAGGGTCTTCCTCCCGCCGAGTGCGCGAAGGCGCGCGTCGAGGAGATCGAGCGGCTCATCACCCAACCGGAGGTCGCGGGCCGCGTCGCCGCGATCCTCGCGGAGCCGGTCCAAGGGGAGGGAGGGATGATCGTCCCTCCGAAGGAATTCTTCCCGCTGCTCCGCCGGCTCTGTGACGCGCACGGGATCGTCCTCGTCGATGACGAAGTCCAGGCGGGCATGGGCCGGACCGGGAGGATGTGGGCGATCGAGAACTGGGACACGGTGCCCGACGTGCTGGTCAGCGGCAAAGCGGTCGGGGGCGGCCTGCCCTTCGGCGGCGTCACCGGAAAGCCGGAGTTCATGGACCGGCCGGGACCGGGGAGCCTCGGCGGGACGTTCGGCGGCAATCCGGTCGTCTGCGCCGCAGCGCTCAAGTCGATCGACGTGATCCGGAAAGCGCTGCCGAGGACGAAGAAGCTCGAATCGCTCATTCGCAAGCGCCTGAACGAAATCTACGAGGGCCACGACCGGGTAGGCGAGGTCCGTGGAATCGGCGCGATGTGGGCCCTCGAGTTCGTGAGGGACCGCCGGACGAAGGAGGCGGACGCGGACCTGGCGCGCGCCGTCCAGCTGGCGGGGCTCCGCAACGGCGTCATGCTGCTCACCGCGGGATTCTTCAACAACTGCATCCGCCTGCTACCGCCGATCAACATCCCTCTCCCGCTCATGGCGAAGGCGCTCGACTTGCTCGAAGACAGCCTCGATCTGGCGCTCGCGGGGAAAGCGTCCTGA
- a CDS encoding helix-turn-helix domain-containing protein, with protein MAEEEDHEGPCEGPGCAAITAFEVIGSELKLTVLHGLLSGPKRFNELRVATGMCQSSLAKTLKELEDAGIAERKVHQNRPVAVVYRLSPMGQGLYEMIRDLERWAARWVMDGRSREVTQ; from the coding sequence ATGGCCGAGGAAGAGGACCACGAGGGTCCCTGCGAGGGGCCCGGCTGCGCGGCGATCACCGCATTCGAGGTGATCGGCTCCGAGCTCAAGCTGACGGTCCTCCACGGCCTCCTCTCCGGCCCGAAGCGCTTCAACGAGTTGCGGGTGGCGACCGGCATGTGCCAGAGTTCCCTCGCGAAGACGCTGAAAGAGCTCGAGGACGCGGGGATCGCGGAGCGGAAGGTCCACCAAAACCGGCCGGTCGCGGTCGTGTATCGCCTCTCGCCGATGGGCCAGGGCCTGTACGAGATGATCCGAGACCTGGAGCGGTGGGCGGCCCGGTGGGTCATGGATGGACGGTCCCGCGAGGTGACGCAATGA
- a CDS encoding TFIIB-type zinc ribbon-containing protein: MSQFTETHEKDLTFKRELEPEAGPDTARCPNCGSYALYVDPVRGERVCDNCGFVVDEGLVDLGPDWTTFEGDDRIRAGPPPSVMAPDKGLGSMVGNGLRDAKGNPIDARSVAALNRLRRVSRWTRYDRTERALAPGLAQLSSLSARMGLAPAFRERAAILLRRTIEAGLSRGRSMDAIVAAVVYLASKQLGAPRGLHELAQETGVTIHRISLTAKVVGRELGVFSRPSRADDFVPRFASQLGLDGSVGERALALIAQAGDSKILEANSPVGIAAGALYLASEELGVPLTQAQIARLTGVSEVTIRKHYRLLKDFLSEKENPLEAA, from the coding sequence ATGAGTCAGTTCACAGAGACGCACGAGAAAGACTTGACGTTCAAGAGAGAGCTCGAGCCCGAGGCGGGGCCCGATACCGCGCGCTGCCCGAACTGCGGCAGCTACGCCCTCTACGTCGACCCGGTCCGCGGGGAGCGCGTCTGCGACAACTGCGGGTTCGTCGTCGACGAGGGCCTCGTGGACTTGGGCCCCGACTGGACGACGTTCGAGGGCGACGACCGGATCCGGGCAGGCCCGCCTCCGTCCGTCATGGCGCCGGACAAGGGGCTCGGTTCTATGGTGGGCAACGGCTTACGGGACGCGAAGGGGAACCCGATCGACGCCCGCAGCGTGGCCGCGTTGAATCGGCTCCGGCGGGTCAGCCGCTGGACGCGGTACGACCGCACGGAGCGGGCCCTGGCGCCGGGCCTCGCGCAGCTCTCGAGCCTGTCCGCCCGCATGGGCTTGGCGCCCGCGTTCCGGGAGCGGGCGGCGATCCTGCTCCGGCGGACGATCGAGGCGGGGCTGTCGCGCGGCCGCTCGATGGACGCGATCGTCGCCGCCGTCGTCTATCTGGCGTCGAAGCAGCTCGGCGCGCCCCGCGGCCTGCACGAGCTGGCGCAGGAGACGGGCGTGACGATCCACCGTATCTCGCTGACGGCGAAGGTGGTCGGCCGGGAGCTCGGCGTGTTCAGCCGGCCGTCGCGCGCGGACGACTTCGTCCCCCGGTTCGCGTCCCAGCTCGGCCTGGACGGGTCCGTGGGCGAGCGGGCGTTGGCGCTCATCGCCCAGGCGGGCGACTCGAAGATCCTCGAGGCGAACTCCCCCGTGGGCATCGCGGCCGGCGCGCTCTACCTGGCGTCGGAGGAGCTCGGCGTGCCGCTGACGCAGGCTCAGATCGCCCGCCTGACGGGCGTGAGCGAGGTCACCATCCGAAAACACTATCGTCTGCTGAAGGATTTCCTGTCCGAGAAGGAGAACCCATTGGAGGCGGCTTGA